One Salmo salar chromosome ssa01, Ssal_v3.1, whole genome shotgun sequence DNA window includes the following coding sequences:
- the LOC106568557 gene encoding substance-P receptor, translated as MDSLLNTTDYYSSVNATNGSGLNDTEGYNQFVQPIWQIALWAIAYCSMVCVSVIGNLVVIWIILAHKRMRTVTNYFLVNLAFAEASMSAFNTVINFAYSVHNEWYFGLGYCRFHNFFPIAAVFTSIYSMTAIALERYMAIIHPLRQRLSSAETRVVIGVIWVLALLLAFPQYYYSTTDQLPGRTVCYIQWPEYTDDTAMDFKKMYSVSVVLLYYFLPLCIMGCAYLVVGLSLWAGTIPGDSTHRYREQLIAKRKVVKMMIVVVCTFAVCWLPYHIYFLLQQFHPDPMQLFEWRYIQQVYLAVLWLAMSSTMYNPIIYCCLNDRFRAGFQKVFCWCPCVPAASYEELELKSTRYLQTQVSVYRASRMETSLSTVLQPTEEERCGAEQPGSPPIIQTTLELTSTSNGSASRSALNPPDSPAYYGRHNMD; from the exons ATGGACTCGCTGTTGAACACCACAGATTACTACTCTTCCGTTAACGCCACTAACGGCTCCGGTTTGAACGACACAGAGGGATATAACCAGTTCGTGCAGCCGATCTGGCAGATCGCTCTCTGGGCCATCGCCTACTGCAGCATGGTGTGCGTCTCCGTGATCGGTAACCTGGTGGTCATCTGGATCATCCTCGCGCACAAACGCATGAGGACCGTGACCAACTACTTCCTG GTGAACCTAGCCTTTGCAGAGGCGTCTATGTCAGCCTTCAACACAGTGATAAACTTTGCATACAGCGTCCATAACGAGTGGTACTTTGGTTTGGGCTACTGTCGGTTCCATAACTTCTTCCCCATTGCAGCAGTCTTCACCAGCATATACTCCATGACTGCCATAGCACTGGaaag gtacaTGGCGATCATCCACCCCCTGAGGCAGAGGTTGTCTTCAGCAGAGACCCGTGTAGTGATCGGAGTGATCTGGGTGTTAGCTCTGCTGTTGGCCTTCCCCCAGTACTACTACTCAACTACTGACCAGCTGCCTGGTAGGACCGTTTGTTACATCCAATGGCCTGAATACACCGATGACACAGCCATGGACTTCAAAAAGAT gTACTCTGTGTCTGTGGTGTTGCTGTACTACTTCCTGCCGCTGTGCATTATGGGATGTGCTTACCTGGTGGTGGGCTTGTCCCTGTGGGCGGGGACTATCCCTGGAGACTCCACCCACCGCTACCGAGAGCAGCTAATCGCCAAACGCAAG gTTGTGAAGATGATGATCGTGGTGGTGTGTACGTTTGCAGTGTGCTGGCTGCCTTACCACATCTACTTCCTGCTCCAGCAGTTCCACCCTGACCCCATGCAGCTGTTTGAGTGGCGCTACATCCAGCAGGTCTACCTGGCTGTCCTGTGGTTGGCCATGAGCTCCACCATGTACAACCCTATCATCTACTGCTGTCTCAACGACAG ATTCAGGGCAGGCTTTCAGAAGGTGTTCTGTTGGTGTCCGTGTGTTCCTGCCGCCTCCTACGAGGAACTGGAACTCAAGTCCACCCGCTACCTACAGACCCAG GTGAGTGTGTACCGGGCCAGCCGGATGGAGACCAGTTTGTCGACAGTTCTGCAGCCCACTGAGGAGGAGCGCTGTGGGGCAGAGCAGCCAGGCAGCCCCCCTATCAT